Below is a genomic region from Rhodopirellula islandica.
TCACCACTCCCACCGCAAAACCATCTTCTTGCAGTGTTCGAGCGATCGGCAACGCCTCACGCCCCATCGAATTGACATTCATCGACGCGTTGTAGGTCTTGATGCCACTCATCAACGAAGTCGCCGAGGATGCCGAATCGGTGTAGGCCTGGCGGTTCTGTTTGCTTTTGCCAATCGGATAGTCCGCGTCCTTGATCGGGCTCCACGGTGAATCGCCACCCAACTCGGGGTCATAACCACCACGAACTTTGCCGTCAGGATTGACGACGATTTGCTTGTCGACACTCACATTGGTGCCATCGTTGTGCGGGCTGGTGACGCAGTAGCCAAAGTCGGTCGTCGTGCCTCGGTAATCTTGAAAATGCAAACCCTCCCCTCGTCCTTGGTCGTAGGCAACGCGACCTGACTTCGCGATCGCAGCCGCTCGCGTCGTGTCCCAATCCATGCCATCGAAGACAAACAGAATGACTCGCTTCTTCCCTGACTCGGCCGCTTGTTTCTGCAGCCGATAAACATCGGTTTGGTCAAAGTACTCCGCGTTCGGGTTCAAGGTCTTTTCAGGCAGGTAGCCGTAGAGCTTTTCGATGGCCGCCGCATCGCGATACAGGCTGTTCTCACCGCGGACCGATTGGAGATCCATCCCAAATGAGTACACCGGGATCAACCGGTTGCTATGCGTTTTCCAACTGGAATAGGTGTCTGGGTCGGATCCCCAGTGCCCCCAGTCCGACGTGCGTGTTGTCGCTGCATCGGCCTGCAACTTGGCGATCGGGTCAGGGACTTGCGCCAGCAACGGCGTCCAGGATGTCGTGACCGCTCCTCCCATCAGAATGGCGAACAGCATTGTCAGGCGAGAGCAAAAACTCATGGTGGGGCCTCAGAAGTCGAGCGGGAGAGGTAGCTGGTGGGACGGTTTGGTGGGAGAGATTTGCTGCAAAGCGCAAAACTCTGGTACCGGCGATCATCCTTGGGGACATGCATCCATTCAAGACCCTTGTCCCCAGTGATTTCGTCCGCCCTCAGGAATCAGCGGCCTGCCTGCGTCTGAACTTGCCCTCCATCACCCGTGCTTCGGCGTGATCCGCTGTCGAATGATTCGATCCAGTGGACGCTCCGTTCGGCCAGTCGTCGGGCGACGATGCCGTGCCAATTTCAGGGAAGTGAATCCCGAACCTTGGGGATGACAACCAACTTGGAGCCGTCTCACAAATAATCCAAACGAGAGGCAAGCATCCACACCGGTATGAGATACAGCAACGGAACACACGCAATGATGAACGCTGAAATTGGCCGCCTGGCGATCAATCCAACGATCGAAAAAAAAGAACAGGTGACATAGACGGGCGGATAGAAGCACGCAGCAGCGAAAAATTTGCAGAGCAAAGCCACCTCCTCCTTCGCTTCCG
It encodes:
- a CDS encoding alkaline phosphatase; this translates as MSFCSRLTMLFAILMGGAVTTSWTPLLAQVPDPIAKLQADAATTRTSDWGHWGSDPDTYSSWKTHSNRLIPVYSFGMDLQSVRGENSLYRDAAAIEKLYGYLPEKTLNPNAEYFDQTDVYRLQKQAAESGKKRVILFVFDGMDWDTTRAAAIAKSGRVAYDQGRGEGLHFQDYRGTTTDFGYCVTSPHNDGTNVSVDKQIVVNPDGKVRGGYDPELGGDSPWSPIKDADYPIGKSKQNRQAYTDSASSATSLMSGIKTYNASMNVNSMGREALPIARTLQEDGFAVGVVTSVPISHATPGCAYANNVHRNDYQDLTRDLIGRPSIYHPGGLPGVDVLIGGGWGMDKDTDGAQGKNFVPGNRYLAPEDLEAIDIQNGGKYVVAQRTNGVAGTEVLSKAVEQAKTDGKRLFGFFGAQAGHLPFQTADGNYDPVVSVGNPKPAKAEVYSEADRVENVQLREMAVAAMEVLQSKNERWWLLVESGDVDWANHSNNIDNSIGAVLSGDDAFAAVVQWIEQNGGWDDTALILTADHGHYFHLVRPEALIQTLDK